TTGGCCTGGGCGCCGAGGGCAAAGGCAGCGCCAAGCAGCAGGCCGGTGAGTCGAAACGACATGGAGACTCCAGAGTAAAAGGGCAATACAAGCGTTATTGTGAGGCCGGCAAGTGCCGGCCCTTCTTTATTGGTGTTGTGCTGTGCCGCCAGATCAGAACTCGTGATCGGCGGTATCCGGGTTCAGGTTATTGATGCCAAGGGTGTTGGCGGCCAGCTCAATGGCGCGGGTCTGCTCCACCAGGGCGCTGATGGCGTCGGTGACCAGCTGGTTGCCTTGCGGATTATCGGCGGCGATCAGCTGATCGAAGTGCACATTATTGACCTCGGCGGACTGCACCAGCCGGTATACCGCCTGTTCGCTTTCGCGGAACTGCTCGCCGATTTGGGCGGCGGCCTGGTCGTCCTGCTGGGCTACCAGCTGCAGCAGCGACGGGCCCTGCAGGGTGCTGCCGTCGATGCGCTGGTATTCGCCGAACATCAGGTTGCTGATGCCTTTCTCGTTGTAATAGTGGGAGTGGTGGGTGTTGTCGGAGAAGCAGTCGTGCTCGTCTTCCACCGAGTTGGCCACCAGTGCCACCTTCATGCGTTCGCCGGCCAGCTCGCCCAGCGACAGCGAGCCCATGCCGAACAGCATGCGGCGCAGGCCTTCTTCCGCCGGCAGGGCGGTGAGTTCGGTGCGGTAGTTGTTCTGCCCCGGTTGCCACTGACCCGCCATGTATTGCAGATCCTGCACCAGCAGCCGGCTTGCGGCCTGCAGGTAGTCGCGGCGGCGATCGCAGTGGCCGTGGGTGCAGGCTTCGCCCAGAGCGAAGTCGGTCCAGGGGCGTTCACCGGCACCGGAGTGGGTGTCGTTCAGATCCTGGCCCCACAGCAGAAATTCGATGGCGTGGTAGCCGGTGGCGACATTGGCCTCGGAGCCGGCCAGCTCGTTCAGCCCGGCCAGCAGCTCGGGGGTAATGTTTGTCACGTCCAGCTTTTCGCCGCCGACCTGAAGGTGGCTGTTGGCAATGATATTGGCGGTGGCGCCGGCGTTGCCCAGCTCATGCTGGTAGCCGGGAGCGACGTAGTCAATCAGCCCCTCATCCAGGGGCCAGGCGTTGAGCTGGCCTTCCCAGTCGTCGACCACGGGGTTGCCGAAACGAAACACTTCCGACTGCTGGTAGGGTACCCGGGCGGCCAGCCAGGCGGTTCGGGCATCGGCCAGAGTCTGCTCACTCGGGCTGGCCAGCAGGGCGGCAATGGCTTTATCCAGCTGCTGTGCACTGGTGAGGGCGTCGCCGTACACGGCCTGGGCGATATCGGCGTAGTGCTCTACGACCTGATCCTGGGTAACGGTGGGGTTGCTGGTCTGGGCGCAGGCGCTGAGCAGACCACCGATGGCGGCGGCCAGCGCAAGTTTGCGGAAGTGCATTTATATATCCTTATGCATTTGATAATCGTTTCTATTAGCAAAAAGGATTCTAGCGCCAATGCGGAAAGGGGCGCAAGAGGCCACCGGTAATAGACGTACCAAATAAAGGGATTATGGCTACCGTCTGCTGTTATACGGACGACTACTCGGCGATGGGAGCCAGCACCGCCTGCAGCAGGCGTTCAAGCTCGCCGGCGCTCAGCGCTACCGACAGTCCCCGCTTGCCGCCGGAGACCAGTACGGTGTCGTGCTCCCTGGCGGAAGCATCGATCACGGTGGTCAGGCGCTTTTTCTGGGCAAATGGGCTGATGCCCCCCACCTTGAAGCCGGTCAGTCGCTCTGCCTTCTGCGGCGCCATCATCTCCAGCTTTTTTACCCCGGCAGCTTTGGCCAGTCGCTTGAGGTTGACCTTGCCCGATGACGGCACCAGCGCCACCACGGCTCCCTGTTCACCCTCGGTGAGCAGGGTCTTGAACACGCGGGTGAGCGGTACGCCCAGCTGCCCGGCGGCATGGGCGCCAAAGTCGTCCTGAGCCGTGCAGTCATACTGATACAGGGTAAAGGCGGCCTTTTGTTTTTCCAGAAACAGAATGGCGGGAGTCATGAGAGCAGTCCGGTGGTTGGCAACAAGGCGAAAATTATGCAGATAACGACGGGGAGTGGGAAGAGTGAATCATGATACTGGGGACTGGGGACGCGAATAAATCGCGGCCTACAAGAATACCGTCACTCCGGCCTTGAGCCGGAGTTCAGGGCGGTTTGCACCGTCGTCTGCAGCATGGATTCCGGCCTTCGCCGGAATGACAGCGCCAGGATGGCAGGCACCAAATGGTGCCTGCCATCACCGCCGGGCTGCTTCCAGCTTTTAGCTTAAAGCTTACGGCTGGGTTTAACCGGTATTCCGCATGCCTGCGGCGATGCCGGCGATGGTCACCATCAGCGCCTGATCCAGCACCGGGTGAATATCGTCCTGTTCCCGGGAGCGCTTGAGCAGTTCGGCCTGCAGCACATTGAGCGGGTCCGTGTAGGGGTTGCGCAGCTTGATGGATTCCTGAATCCAGGGCTCGCTGGACAGCAGCTCGGACTTTTCCTTCAGCCTGAGTACCAGCTCGGTGCTGGCACGCAGTTCGTCCCGTAGTCGTTTGCCCAAAGGCTTGAGCGGTTCCGGTACCAGCACGCTGTCGTAGTAGGCCGCCAGACCCGAGTCGGCCTTGAGGAACACCATTTCCAGCATGTCGAGGCGGGCGCGAAAGAAGGGCCAGCCCCGGTTCATGGCGCGCAGGGTGGCTTCGTGGCCGTCGGCCACTACCTTTTCCAGCCCCTTGTGGGCACCCAGCCAGGCCGGCAGCATCAGCCGGTTCTGGGTCCAGGCAAAGATCCAGGGAATGGCACGCAGGCTTTCCACACCGCCATTGGGCTTGCGCTTGGCCGGGCGGGAGCCCAGCGGCAGCTTGCCCAGCTCCAGCTCGGGGGTGGCGGCGCGGAAGTAGGGCACGAAGTCGGGCTCACCACGAATGAGCGAACGGTAATGGGCGCAGGACACCTCGGCCATGGTGTTCATCAGCTCGCGCCACTCGGGCTCGGGCTCCGGGGGCGGCAGCAGGTTGGCTTCGAGCACGGCGCTGGCGTAGAGCGCCAGGCTGTCGATGGCCACCTGGGGCAGGCCGAACTTGAAGCGGATCATCTCGCCCTGCTCGGTCACCCGCAGGCCGCCGAGGGTGGAGCCGGGCGGCTGGGCCAGAATGGCCTGACGGGCCGGACCGCCTCCCCGGCCCAGGCTGCCACCGCGGCCGTGGAACAGGGTGAGGGTGACCTTTTCCCGTGCACTGATGGCCACCAGTTGCTCCATGGCGCTGTACTGGGCCCAGCCGGCGGCCAGCATGCCGGCGTCCTTGGCGGAGTCGGAATAGCCGATCATCACGTACTGACGGCCCTGCATGTAGCCCCGGTACCAGGGCAACTGGTACAGCCGCTCAATCACGGCGGCGCCATGGTTAAGGTCGTCCAGGGTTTCAAACAGCGGTGCCACCGGCATGGGGAAGTCAACCCCGCATTCCTTCAGCAGCAGCTGCACCGCCAGCACGTCCGACGGCTCGCCGGCCATGGAGATGATATAGATGCCAAAGGCGTCCCGCGGGTGACGGGCGATCACGGCGCAGGTGTCGAGCACCTCCTGCGTGTCGTGGGAGGGTTGCCACTGGCGCGGCAGCAGCGGCCGGCGGGAGTTGAGCTCGTTGAGCAAAAACGCCTGCTTGTCGGCCTCGCTCCATTCGGCGTAGTCGCCCAGGCCCAGGTAGCGGGTGATCTCGCCCAGGGCCTGGGTATGGCGCTCGCCGTCCTGGCGAATGTCGAGTTTGAGCAGGTGAATGCCGAAACAGGCCACCTTGCGGATCACGTCCAGCAGCAGGCCGTCGGCAATCTTGCCGAGACCGCACTGCTGCAGCGAACGGTAGCACAGCTCCAGGGGCTGGCGCAGCTGCTCGGTTTGGGTGACCAGATCCCGGGCGTCGGTCTTCTGGCCCTGTACCCGGGCGTTGAGGTGCAGCAGGGTTTCCCGCAGATCTTCGCGCAGGCGGCGCAGCACCGCCCGGTAGGGCTCGTCGCTGTCGCCGCTGGCGGCGCGCAACTCGGTGCTGGCTTCAGACATCGACAGCTCCGACACCAGCTCCTGAATGTCGTTAAGGAACAGCGAACTGGCCATCCAGCGGCCCAGCAGCAGCACCTCTTCGGTAACCCGGGCGGTCACAAAGGGGTTGCCGTCCCGATCGCCGCCCATCCAGGAAGTAAAGCGCACCGGCGCCGCATCCAGCGGCAGGCGTTCGCCCAGCTCGCTTTCCAGGCGCTGGTCGAGCTGGCGCAGAAAGCGGGGCAGGGCGGGCCACAGGCTGTTTTCTATCACCGCAAAGCCCCACTTGGCCTCGTCCACCGGGGTGGGGCGCTGGGCGCGGATTTCGTTGCTGTGCCAGGCTTGGGTGATCAGTTGATCCACCCGGGCCAGCAGGCTGTTTTTTTCTTCTTCCGGCAACTCCAGCTCCAGCGCCGCCAGGCAGTCGTTGAGCTGTACATGCTTGTGAATAAAGGTGCGACGGGTCACTTCCGTGGGGTGGGCGGTGAGCACCAGATCGATATCGAGAGACGCCACCGCTTCACGAATGGCAGCTTCACCCACGTTGGCCCCCTTGAGGCGTGCAAACACTTCATCCAGTGGGTTGGGGCCGGCGTCCTGACGATAGCCCCGGGAAATGGTGTGAAACTGTTCGGCCACGTTGGCCAGGTTAAGAAACTGACTGAAGGCCCGGGCCACCGGCAGCAGCTCGTCGTCGCTCAGCTGTTTGAGGGTGGTCAGCAGCCGTTGCTGGTCCGTATCGTTGCCCTGGCGGGCCGACTTGGCCAGCTGGCGAATGGTTTCTATCTTGTCGAGAAAGGCCTGTCCGTGATGCTCCCGAATGGCATCGCCCAGCAACTGCCCCAGCAGGCCCACATTGGCCCTGAGTGCCGCATGATTATCCATATCTGCCTCTTTGTCAGTTTATTACAAAACAGTCACGTTTCCGCCGTTCATTCAGCCAGCTTTCCCCAATTCGGTCAATCCTTCCGCCCGTTTGACTTCACATTTTGTAATTTAATTACTTAAGCAGAAGCGGCTCACCAGGCGTTGCAGCACCTCCACCGTGGGTTTGACGAAGGACAGATCCAGGTATTCGTCAGGCTGATGCGCCTGAGCGATATGCCCCGGGCCGAGGACGATGGTCTGGCAGCCCAGCTGGTTGATAAAGGGCGCCTCGGTGCAGTAGTTCACCGCTTCCGCCGCATGGCCGGTCAGCTCGGCGGCGGCCCGCACCAGCTCGGCCTCGGGGTCGGTGCCGTAGGGCGGAATGGGCTCGTGCAGGTGGGTCAGCTCCAGGGCACCCGGGTACTGCTCTTTAATGGGGGCCAGCGCATGGTGCAGCAGGCCGAGCAGCTCGTCGGGACCCACGCCGGGAATGGGACGCATGTCGAAGTGCAGCTCGCAGCAGGCGCAGATGCGGTTGGGGCTGTCGCCGCCGTGAATATGGCCCAGGTTCAGGGTGGGCTGGGGCACCTTGAAGTGGGGGTTGGCGTATTTTTCCTTCAGCTGACGTTGCAGATCCAGCAGCCGGCCCATCACCTGGTTCATGATCTCCAGGGCGTTGACGCCATTGGCGGGATCCGAGCTGTGGCCGCTTTTGCCGGTGACACGAATGGCTTCCGACATATGACCCTTGTGCATCATTACCGGCACCAGCCCGGTGGGCTCGCCGATCACCGCGTAGTCTGGCTTGATCGCCATGGCGCTGGCAATGGCGCGGGCGCCGGCCATGGTGGTTTCCTCGTCGGCGGTGGCGAGAATGCGAATGGGCTTGTCGAGCCTGGTCAGATCCAGGTCCTTCAGCGCCTCCACTATAAAGGCAAAGAAGCCCTTCATGTCGATGGTGCCCAGACCATAGATGCGGTCGCCTTCCTCGGTGAGTTTGAACGGGTCCTTGTTCCAGCGGCCCGGATCAAAGGGCACGGTGTCGGTGTGGCCCGCCAGCAGCAGGCCGCCGTCGCCTTCCCCCCTGGTGGCCAGCAGGTTGAACTTGCCGGGCAGGTCGGGCAGTTCGGTGACTTCCACCGCAAAGCCGAGCCGGCTGAACCAGTCGGCCAGCAGGCGAATCACCTGCTCGTTGCTCTGATCCCAGCTGGTGTCGGTGCTGCTGATGGAAGGCAGGGCGATGATGTCGCGGTACATGTCCAGCAGGTTGAATG
The Oceanimonas pelagia genome window above contains:
- the argE gene encoding acetylornithine deacetylase produces the protein MASFNLLDMYRDIIALPSISSTDTSWDQSNEQVIRLLADWFSRLGFAVEVTELPDLPGKFNLLATRGEGDGGLLLAGHTDTVPFDPGRWNKDPFKLTEEGDRIYGLGTIDMKGFFAFIVEALKDLDLTRLDKPIRILATADEETTMAGARAIASAMAIKPDYAVIGEPTGLVPVMMHKGHMSEAIRVTGKSGHSSDPANGVNALEIMNQVMGRLLDLQRQLKEKYANPHFKVPQPTLNLGHIHGGDSPNRICACCELHFDMRPIPGVGPDELLGLLHHALAPIKEQYPGALELTHLHEPIPPYGTDPEAELVRAAAELTGHAAEAVNYCTEAPFINQLGCQTIVLGPGHIAQAHQPDEYLDLSFVKPTVEVLQRLVSRFCLSN
- the ybaK gene encoding Cys-tRNA(Pro) deacylase, with amino-acid sequence MTPAILFLEKQKAAFTLYQYDCTAQDDFGAHAAGQLGVPLTRVFKTLLTEGEQGAVVALVPSSGKVNLKRLAKAAGVKKLEMMAPQKAERLTGFKVGGISPFAQKKRLTTVIDASAREHDTVLVSGGKRGLSVALSAGELERLLQAVLAPIAE
- the ppc gene encoding phosphoenolpyruvate carboxylase, translating into MDNHAALRANVGLLGQLLGDAIREHHGQAFLDKIETIRQLAKSARQGNDTDQQRLLTTLKQLSDDELLPVARAFSQFLNLANVAEQFHTISRGYRQDAGPNPLDEVFARLKGANVGEAAIREAVASLDIDLVLTAHPTEVTRRTFIHKHVQLNDCLAALELELPEEEKNSLLARVDQLITQAWHSNEIRAQRPTPVDEAKWGFAVIENSLWPALPRFLRQLDQRLESELGERLPLDAAPVRFTSWMGGDRDGNPFVTARVTEEVLLLGRWMASSLFLNDIQELVSELSMSEASTELRAASGDSDEPYRAVLRRLREDLRETLLHLNARVQGQKTDARDLVTQTEQLRQPLELCYRSLQQCGLGKIADGLLLDVIRKVACFGIHLLKLDIRQDGERHTQALGEITRYLGLGDYAEWSEADKQAFLLNELNSRRPLLPRQWQPSHDTQEVLDTCAVIARHPRDAFGIYIISMAGEPSDVLAVQLLLKECGVDFPMPVAPLFETLDDLNHGAAVIERLYQLPWYRGYMQGRQYVMIGYSDSAKDAGMLAAGWAQYSAMEQLVAISAREKVTLTLFHGRGGSLGRGGGPARQAILAQPPGSTLGGLRVTEQGEMIRFKFGLPQVAIDSLALYASAVLEANLLPPPEPEPEWRELMNTMAEVSCAHYRSLIRGEPDFVPYFRAATPELELGKLPLGSRPAKRKPNGGVESLRAIPWIFAWTQNRLMLPAWLGAHKGLEKVVADGHEATLRAMNRGWPFFRARLDMLEMVFLKADSGLAAYYDSVLVPEPLKPLGKRLRDELRASTELVLRLKEKSELLSSEPWIQESIKLRNPYTDPLNVLQAELLKRSREQDDIHPVLDQALMVTIAGIAAGMRNTG
- a CDS encoding imelysin family protein; amino-acid sequence: MHFRKLALAAAIGGLLSACAQTSNPTVTQDQVVEHYADIAQAVYGDALTSAQQLDKAIAALLASPSEQTLADARTAWLAARVPYQQSEVFRFGNPVVDDWEGQLNAWPLDEGLIDYVAPGYQHELGNAGATANIIANSHLQVGGEKLDVTNITPELLAGLNELAGSEANVATGYHAIEFLLWGQDLNDTHSGAGERPWTDFALGEACTHGHCDRRRDYLQAASRLLVQDLQYMAGQWQPGQNNYRTELTALPAEEGLRRMLFGMGSLSLGELAGERMKVALVANSVEDEHDCFSDNTHHSHYYNEKGISNLMFGEYQRIDGSTLQGPSLLQLVAQQDDQAAAQIGEQFRESEQAVYRLVQSAEVNNVHFDQLIAADNPQGNQLVTDAISALVEQTRAIELAANTLGINNLNPDTADHEF